A stretch of Candidatus Saccharimonadales bacterium DNA encodes these proteins:
- a CDS encoding ribosome-binding factor A, producing the protein MSQRTEKVKSLLRQRVASELSQAIGPGSANITVTAIDVSPDLKQATVWLGLLGQPKDQEALWQSAEAVRPDVQAAVASVMTTKFVPKLVFKRDLSGDYAQHIESIIREL; encoded by the coding sequence ATGAGTCAAAGAACCGAAAAGGTTAAAAGTCTGTTGCGCCAAAGAGTTGCAAGTGAACTGAGCCAAGCCATTGGGCCCGGCTCAGCCAATATTACGGTGACGGCTATTGATGTCTCCCCAGATTTAAAACAAGCCACTGTCTGGTTAGGTCTGCTGGGTCAGCCCAAAGATCAAGAGGCTCTTTGGCAATCAGCTGAGGCTGTGCGCCCAGATGTTCAAGCTGCGGTGGCTAGCGTCATGACCACCAAGTTTGTACCGAAATTGGTTTTCAAACGCGATCTCAGCGGCGACTACGCTCAGCACATCGAATCGATTATTCGAGAGCTTTAG
- a CDS encoding right-handed parallel beta-helix repeat-containing protein produces the protein MAAIGIYLIYHARATNADINNDGKVDVSDLSILASNYGLGGKTFSQGDLNGDGYVTILDISILAANWGRITISPPSSINTDCSTDVTDAMQAWLDSVPNNSVIELKPGACYRSENTLALINKTGIILNGNGATIKAITDGSGTSNRYKNDPDWPRNRYHLGIITSTSIQVNNLKIIGPNPSNVYLGNGNFDDTCYNQTLEAQHGIIVDSSSGVVIDGVTINNVYGDFVNFTGGSEATWSNGVTLKNSTLSKNGRQGLGLTGVKNLTVNNNTIDNVCRTALDLEPNSDTGGVTDAVFQNNTFGAVRFSFFSAGGRSANIHRITIQNNNVQRFSFSAETGPLALPFGRRSGFYVIGNTRGDPGINEDNMSFVEIDDIIVSGNHNFYQSPKTAKEGVTLNDTNQVKVYRNDFNNSPAPLGLVGTNTSVIECENKSNGVYLPTSLVPCPGGL, from the coding sequence ATGGCTGCTATCGGAATCTATTTGATTTATCACGCTCGGGCCACCAATGCTGACATCAATAATGACGGCAAAGTCGACGTCAGCGATCTTTCAATTCTGGCCAGCAATTATGGTTTGGGCGGGAAGACCTTTAGCCAGGGTGATCTCAACGGTGATGGTTATGTGACCATTCTAGACATCTCGATTCTAGCGGCCAATTGGGGCAGGATAACCATTTCGCCGCCGTCTAGTATTAACACAGATTGCTCGACCGACGTCACCGACGCCATGCAAGCCTGGTTGGATAGTGTGCCCAACAATTCAGTCATTGAACTAAAACCCGGGGCCTGCTATCGGTCCGAAAATACACTAGCCCTCATCAATAAAACCGGGATTATTCTAAACGGCAACGGCGCCACCATCAAAGCCATAACCGATGGATCTGGTACGTCTAATCGCTATAAGAACGACCCCGATTGGCCTAGAAACCGCTACCATCTAGGAATCATCACAAGCACTAGCATTCAAGTTAATAACTTGAAGATTATCGGCCCTAATCCCTCGAACGTTTATCTTGGCAACGGTAATTTTGATGATACTTGCTACAATCAAACCCTAGAGGCTCAACACGGCATCATTGTTGATAGCTCTTCCGGCGTCGTTATCGATGGAGTGACGATAAATAATGTCTACGGAGACTTCGTTAATTTTACTGGCGGCAGCGAAGCTACTTGGTCTAACGGGGTAACGCTCAAGAATTCAACACTAAGCAAAAACGGCCGGCAAGGCCTCGGGCTGACTGGCGTCAAAAACTTAACAGTCAATAATAATACAATAGATAACGTTTGCCGGACGGCGCTGGACCTTGAACCCAACTCGGATACTGGCGGGGTCACAGATGCGGTATTTCAAAACAACACTTTTGGGGCTGTCCGCTTCAGTTTCTTCAGCGCTGGTGGCAGGAGTGCCAATATTCACCGCATCACCATCCAAAACAATAACGTTCAGCGCTTTAGCTTTAGTGCTGAGACAGGACCGCTGGCGTTGCCGTTTGGTCGCCGCAGTGGTTTTTATGTCATCGGTAATACTCGGGGCGATCCGGGGATTAATGAAGACAACATGAGTTTTGTGGAAATTGATGACATCATTGTCTCGGGTAATCACAACTTCTATCAATCACCCAAAACCGCTAAAGAAGGGGTCACCCTAAATGACACTAACCAGGTTAAGGTTTATCGCAATGACTTCAATAACTCGCCGGCGCCGCTGGGGCTAGTTGGGACCAATACCTCTGTAATTGAATGCGAGAACAAATCTAACGGCGTCTATTTGCCTACTTCATTAGTACCTTGCCCAGGTGGGTTATAA
- the secD gene encoding protein translocase subunit SecD has protein sequence MTTKTKLILIGILTLIVAVLAYPKEDSLLHKIGFKHSHLQVREGLDLQGGAHLVYQADLTQTKASDQAAAMASLKDVITKRVNSVGTSETNVQQLGSDKIIVELPGVTDVTAAENLIGQTANLVFLEIDPKTQGASDTGISGKDVQKATADFDPQSGQPIVTLQMKSGDSTKRFGQVTTRINQTGTQLLTLLDQDPIFGPATVSSPITDGKAQLSGNFDVKTAKRIAQLINAGALPVPIHPVQQQTVGPTLGRESVRHSLVAGVIGLGVVALFMIMYYRLAGVVAVAALGIYTALTLTIYKLSAFTPYGIVLTLAGIAGFILSIGMAVDANILIFERMKEELRAGKSFVAAVEAGFDRAWPSIRDSNVSTLITCVILYSFSSSIPIIRGFAVTLGLGVVISMFTAVVVSRTFLRGIIMTKVGKNPKLYGLKLEESPK, from the coding sequence ATGACAACAAAGACCAAACTCATTTTAATTGGAATTTTAACCCTGATAGTTGCGGTGCTGGCCTATCCCAAAGAGGATAGCTTACTGCATAAAATCGGCTTTAAACATTCACACCTCCAAGTTCGAGAGGGCCTTGATTTGCAGGGGGGTGCTCATTTGGTCTATCAAGCCGATTTAACTCAGACTAAAGCTAGCGATCAGGCCGCTGCCATGGCTTCGCTCAAGGATGTTATTACTAAGCGAGTTAATAGCGTTGGTACCTCAGAAACCAATGTTCAACAGCTTGGCTCAGATAAGATTATCGTTGAATTACCAGGAGTAACTGATGTTACCGCAGCTGAGAATCTGATTGGCCAGACTGCTAATTTGGTTTTTCTGGAAATTGATCCCAAAACCCAAGGCGCTAGCGACACTGGGATTTCAGGCAAGGACGTTCAAAAAGCTACGGCTGACTTTGATCCCCAAAGTGGTCAACCAATTGTGACGCTGCAAATGAAATCGGGGGACTCAACCAAACGTTTCGGCCAAGTTACCACCCGCATCAACCAAACCGGCACCCAGCTCCTAACCCTACTGGATCAGGATCCGATCTTTGGACCCGCGACCGTCTCGAGTCCGATTACCGATGGCAAAGCTCAGCTATCGGGTAATTTCGACGTCAAAACCGCTAAACGCATCGCTCAATTAATTAACGCTGGCGCCCTGCCGGTACCAATCCACCCGGTCCAACAACAGACGGTCGGGCCGACTTTGGGTCGGGAGTCGGTTCGCCATAGCTTGGTAGCGGGTGTTATCGGGCTGGGTGTAGTGGCCCTGTTTATGATTATGTATTATCGCTTGGCCGGCGTGGTGGCTGTGGCGGCGCTCGGAATTTACACCGCTCTAACACTAACAATCTATAAACTGAGCGCTTTTACGCCTTACGGAATAGTTTTAACACTGGCAGGTATTGCCGGCTTCATTTTAAGTATTGGTATGGCGGTTGATGCCAACATTTTAATTTTCGAGCGGATGAAAGAAGAATTGCGGGCCGGCAAGAGCTTTGTAGCGGCAGTTGAGGCTGGCTTTGATAGAGCTTGGCCCAGCATCCGTGATTCCAACGTCTCAACCCTAATTACTTGCGTGATTCTGTACTCATTTTCGAGCTCAATTCCAATCATCCGCGGTTTTGCTGTGACGCTTGGATTGGGAGTCGTCATCAGTATGTTTACGGCCGTGGTAGTGAGCCGAACTTTCCTGCGGGGCATCATCATGACCAAAGTTGGCAAGAACCCTAAACTCTACGGATTAAAGCTGGAGGAGTCGCCCAAATGA
- the priA gene encoding primosomal protein N', translated as MARHYYLVGVTQPTGGAGLTYHAERELAVGQLVEVSLRQRRMAGVILSSVPKPSFTTKAVERVLDLAALPPQLVELGDWLWHYYACDAAAAWQTIIPAGALKTRRATTEKSPTKSEIKIPKLTGEQTTTVQAIASSDKTTILLRGVTGAGKTEVYLEIVTQTLAAGRSSIILVPEIALTPQTEARFRTRFGNQVLLTHSGLTEAQRFRVWRQVLESSDPQIVVGPRSALFLPIKQLGLIVIDECHESSYKQEQAPRYEAAIVAAKLAHLHQAKLLLGSATPGLREAFLAKQGVIKLVELRERYNQIAPAPPIIVDLKDPSEFRGHKIFSQTLLSHLDETLERGRQALLFLNRRGSASSQLCTNCQHVTLCPRCRLPLTFHADRALMLCHICNYSKAPTAVCSNCGLAELRFLGLGTKRVEDELHLVFPKARVMRLDKDSLNSTNLDQLYQDLNNHQIDVLIGTQMIAKGLDLPAMETVGVVLADTSLYLPDYSATERTYNLLTQVSGRAGRGSHPGRTIIQTYSPNHQAIAALAHDDYWRFANGELSERQELGYPPYYYLLKLSYSHKSEATAKTAGIKLARDLSANPNIIVTGPAPAFRQFASGQNHWQIIAKSRRRQNLIEVARQVPTGWTSDLDPINLL; from the coding sequence ATGGCAAGACATTATTATTTGGTTGGAGTAACTCAACCCACCGGCGGTGCTGGCCTGACCTACCACGCTGAGCGGGAGCTGGCGGTTGGCCAGCTGGTCGAAGTTAGCCTGCGGCAGAGGCGAATGGCTGGGGTTATCTTGAGTAGCGTGCCAAAACCCAGTTTTACCACTAAGGCAGTGGAGCGCGTTTTGGATCTGGCTGCCCTGCCACCACAGCTAGTCGAGCTTGGCGATTGGTTGTGGCACTACTATGCCTGCGATGCCGCCGCAGCTTGGCAAACCATCATTCCGGCCGGGGCCCTCAAAACCCGCCGAGCCACGACCGAAAAGTCGCCTACTAAATCCGAAATCAAGATACCAAAGTTGACTGGAGAACAAACTACGACTGTTCAGGCCATCGCTTCAAGCGATAAAACCACTATATTGCTGCGCGGTGTGACCGGTGCCGGTAAAACCGAGGTTTATTTGGAGATTGTCACACAAACCCTAGCCGCCGGACGCTCGAGTATCATTTTGGTGCCAGAAATCGCCCTGACCCCCCAAACCGAGGCTCGTTTTCGCACCCGTTTTGGTAATCAGGTCTTGCTGACCCATTCTGGTCTAACAGAGGCTCAGCGCTTTCGGGTGTGGCGCCAGGTTCTAGAATCTAGCGACCCCCAAATTGTGGTCGGGCCGCGCTCAGCCTTGTTTTTGCCAATTAAGCAGCTGGGGTTAATTGTCATCGATGAATGCCACGAAAGCTCTTACAAGCAAGAGCAAGCGCCGCGCTATGAGGCCGCCATTGTGGCGGCAAAACTGGCGCACTTACACCAAGCCAAGTTATTACTCGGCAGCGCCACTCCGGGGTTGCGCGAGGCCTTTTTGGCCAAACAAGGAGTTATAAAATTAGTTGAGCTAAGAGAGCGTTATAACCAAATTGCCCCAGCACCGCCGATTATCGTTGATCTAAAAGACCCTAGCGAATTTCGCGGCCACAAAATCTTTTCCCAAACCCTCTTAAGCCATTTGGATGAAACGCTTGAACGAGGGCGCCAGGCCCTACTCTTTTTAAACCGCCGGGGTAGTGCCAGCAGCCAGCTCTGTACCAACTGTCAGCATGTAACCCTCTGCCCACGCTGTCGCTTGCCCCTGACCTTTCATGCCGATCGAGCCCTAATGCTCTGTCATATTTGTAATTACTCAAAGGCTCCCACGGCCGTCTGCTCCAACTGTGGCCTGGCCGAACTGCGTTTCTTGGGCCTTGGAACCAAGCGGGTTGAAGATGAGTTACATTTGGTTTTTCCTAAAGCTCGGGTCATGCGACTCGATAAGGATAGCCTGAATTCAACCAACCTTGACCAACTCTACCAAGACCTTAACAATCACCAGATCGATGTCCTAATCGGGACCCAAATGATTGCCAAAGGACTAGATTTGCCTGCCATGGAAACCGTTGGCGTAGTGCTTGCCGATACCTCGCTTTACCTCCCCGACTACAGTGCTACTGAGCGGACTTACAATTTATTAACCCAAGTCAGTGGCCGGGCTGGTCGAGGCAGCCACCCAGGTCGGACTATTATTCAAACTTATTCACCCAATCACCAGGCCATTGCAGCTCTGGCACATGATGATTATTGGCGGTTTGCCAACGGTGAGTTGAGTGAGCGTCAGGAACTTGGTTACCCGCCCTACTACTATCTGCTAAAATTAAGTTACAGTCACAAATCTGAAGCCACTGCCAAAACTGCTGGAATCAAATTGGCTCGAGACTTGTCCGCAAATCCGAACATTATCGTGACTGGCCCGGCCCCGGCCTTTCGCCAATTTGCCAGCGGCCAAAATCACTGGCAAATCATTGCCAAGTCTCGCCGGCGCCAGAACTTAATCGAGGTTGCCCGGCAAGTTCCAACTGGTTGGACCAGCGATCTAGACCCCATTAACCTGCTCTAA
- a CDS encoding methionyl-tRNA formyltransferase — MTAKPKLVFFGTGPVSLATLQGLGGVFDLEAIITRPDREVHGKLVEHPVKVWGRQHSIPVICADNKAELEQQVKLAQFSSRAGLVVDFGIIVSQPTIDAFPLGILNSHYSLLPQWRGPDPITPAILEGASETGVTIMLITAGMDEGPILVQQTYRMSGHETISELTDNLVKLSNQMLIATVPNYLAGSIKPKPQVGQPTFTHKLAKADGLIDWHKPAVQIEREVRAYLGWPSSYTNLLQTDVAITKAHTEPTNGPVGQVFVTANKDLAVYANPGALVIERLKPAGKREMTGREFLAGRKL, encoded by the coding sequence ATGACAGCTAAACCCAAACTGGTTTTTTTTGGTACTGGACCCGTTAGTTTAGCTACGCTCCAGGGTTTAGGTGGTGTTTTTGATTTAGAGGCCATAATCACTCGCCCGGATCGCGAGGTCCATGGCAAACTAGTTGAGCATCCGGTTAAGGTCTGGGGCCGCCAGCATTCAATTCCCGTAATTTGCGCTGACAACAAGGCTGAGCTGGAGCAGCAAGTTAAATTGGCGCAATTTAGCTCGAGGGCTGGTTTGGTGGTTGATTTCGGCATCATCGTTTCTCAACCGACTATTGATGCCTTCCCCCTGGGAATTTTGAATAGCCACTACTCGCTCTTGCCCCAGTGGAGGGGACCCGATCCGATTACTCCAGCCATCCTAGAGGGCGCTAGTGAAACCGGGGTGACCATTATGCTAATTACTGCTGGCATGGACGAGGGACCGATATTAGTCCAGCAAACTTACCGAATGTCTGGCCACGAAACTATTTCTGAGTTAACCGACAACCTCGTTAAGTTATCTAACCAAATGCTGATCGCAACTGTACCCAACTATTTAGCCGGTAGCATCAAACCCAAACCTCAAGTTGGCCAACCGACCTTTACCCACAAATTAGCCAAAGCCGATGGCCTGATCGATTGGCATAAACCGGCCGTCCAAATCGAACGCGAGGTTCGAGCTTATCTGGGGTGGCCTAGTAGTTATACTAATCTTTTGCAAACTGATGTGGCCATCACCAAAGCCCACACCGAACCTACCAACGGCCCTGTTGGGCAGGTTTTTGTAACAGCTAATAAAGATTTGGCTGTCTATGCCAATCCCGGTGCCTTAGTTATTGAGCGCCTCAAACCGGCTGGCAAACGCGAAATGACCGGCAGAGAGTTCCTAGCCGGCCGTAAATTATAA
- a CDS encoding S1 RNA-binding domain-containing protein: MPSKSKIENPTMEELLAEQPAVGMAVGDVAEGTVIAAEKHEVWLDLGMRGTGLVVGREIEQASDIKPGDVISASVLEPETEGGYAVLSLKKVAKEKGWEVLEERAKTGEVFSVHPYDANKGGLLIEVEGIRGFLPVSQLSAENYPRVSGADKDEILHRLVSLVNKPLQVRILDVNRRESKLILSEKAARREDTEGKVAKLKVGDEIEGVVTGVVDFGIFVNVDGIEGLVHISEIAWDRVESPAKYVKVGDSVKAKIISIDRDKLSLSMKQLQPDPWLKEIAKLKVGDEVEGKITRITPFGAFVQVTPAIEALVHISELSDEHVEDPNKLVKLGENKQFRVIAIDPEAHKLSLSLKAKTTKPRAKAAKSED; encoded by the coding sequence ATGCCTAGTAAAAGTAAAATCGAAAATCCAACCATGGAGGAGCTGTTAGCTGAGCAACCGGCCGTTGGCATGGCCGTGGGTGATGTGGCCGAAGGGACTGTGATTGCGGCCGAAAAGCATGAGGTCTGGTTAGACCTTGGCATGCGTGGCACCGGTCTAGTGGTCGGTCGCGAAATTGAACAAGCTAGTGATATCAAGCCGGGCGACGTTATTAGTGCTAGCGTGTTAGAACCTGAAACTGAGGGTGGTTACGCCGTTTTAAGTCTAAAGAAAGTGGCCAAAGAAAAGGGCTGGGAAGTCCTGGAGGAACGGGCTAAAACCGGCGAGGTCTTCAGCGTGCATCCCTATGATGCCAACAAAGGTGGCCTCTTGATCGAGGTCGAAGGCATCCGCGGATTCTTGCCAGTTTCGCAATTATCAGCCGAAAACTATCCCCGAGTATCTGGTGCCGACAAAGATGAAATCTTACATCGCTTGGTTAGCTTAGTTAATAAACCCTTGCAGGTTAGGATTCTGGACGTCAATCGCCGCGAGAGCAAATTGATTCTATCGGAGAAAGCCGCTCGGCGCGAGGACACCGAAGGCAAGGTGGCCAAACTGAAAGTCGGCGATGAAATTGAAGGTGTTGTAACCGGCGTAGTCGATTTTGGCATCTTCGTTAACGTCGATGGCATCGAAGGCTTGGTCCACATATCGGAAATCGCTTGGGACCGAGTTGAGAGCCCCGCCAAATACGTCAAAGTCGGGGATAGCGTCAAAGCTAAAATAATTTCGATTGATCGCGATAAACTGTCGCTTTCAATGAAACAGCTCCAGCCCGATCCTTGGCTCAAAGAAATTGCCAAACTGAAAGTTGGCGATGAGGTTGAGGGCAAAATCACGCGGATCACACCTTTTGGCGCCTTTGTCCAAGTTACCCCTGCCATTGAAGCTCTGGTGCACATTTCGGAACTGAGCGACGAGCACGTCGAAGACCCCAACAAATTGGTCAAGCTGGGTGAGAATAAACAATTCCGCGTTATTGCCATTGATCCGGAAGCTCACAAACTTTCCCTAAGCTTAAAAGCCAAAACCACCAAACCCCGGGCCAAGGCGGCTAAGAGTGAGGACTAG
- a CDS encoding KGG domain-containing protein, with the protein MSGTNLGGTKAAKTNKQRYGLNFYQEIGRMGGKKSTGGGFAKNPELAREAGRKGGLRSRRSKKSEASDQLAA; encoded by the coding sequence ATGTCAGGCACAAACCTAGGTGGCACTAAGGCTGCTAAGACCAACAAGCAACGCTACGGGCTGAACTTCTACCAAGAAATCGGCCGCATGGGTGGTAAAAAGAGTACGGGTGGAGGCTTTGCCAAAAACCCTGAACTGGCTCGCGAAGCCGGCCGCAAAGGCGGCTTGCGATCACGCCGCTCAAAGAAAAGCGAAGCTAGCGACCAATTAGCGGCTTAA
- the def gene encoding peptide deformylase codes for MTKDDIIHLPNPKLRQRSTKIGHVDASIRQLAENMIAATLDWEQSRPHELGAALAAIQVAQAYRLIIIRQDFENRANTSFMVFINAEIVKREGEPTHDMEGCLSVPDIYGKIERYPKVKVKALNLDGKEVRLTAHGFLARVFQHEIDHTKGLLFIDHIKSPNDLFQLQDSGKFTPVEAVRDDS; via the coding sequence ATGACCAAAGACGATATTATTCACCTCCCTAATCCCAAGCTCCGGCAACGATCGACCAAAATTGGTCATGTCGATGCTTCGATCCGCCAGCTAGCCGAAAACATGATCGCCGCCACCTTGGACTGGGAACAATCCCGGCCGCACGAATTGGGTGCGGCTCTGGCGGCAATTCAAGTTGCTCAGGCCTATCGCTTAATCATTATTCGCCAAGATTTTGAAAATCGCGCTAACACTAGTTTCATGGTTTTTATAAATGCCGAAATTGTTAAACGTGAAGGCGAACCCACTCACGATATGGAAGGTTGCCTGAGTGTGCCGGATATTTACGGCAAAATTGAGCGCTACCCTAAAGTTAAAGTTAAGGCTCTGAATCTTGATGGCAAAGAAGTTCGCCTGACCGCCCATGGCTTTTTGGCCCGAGTTTTTCAGCACGAGATTGATCACACCAAAGGCTTATTATTTATCGACCACATTAAAAGCCCGAATGATCTCTTCCAGCTCCAAGATTCGGGTAAGTTTACGCCGGTCGAGGCCGTCCGCGATGACAGCTAA
- the infB gene encoding translation initiation factor IF-2, with the protein MSETTDQLKSVELPAVISVGDFSQALGLPVTKVMAELMRNGVMATINEQIDFDTAAIIASDLGFEAKPEAEVANVALPQSDLPKGEGAPRPPVVAVMGHVDHGKTSLLDAIRSADVASAEAGGITQHIGAYQVKRNDRLITFLDTPGHEAFSAIRAHGARITDVAIIVVAADDGVKPQTKEAIRFAKEAGVQIVVAINKIDKPGADVNRVKQELSELELVPEDWGGQTVTVEVSAKSGTNIDKLLDMVLLVVDLEDLRARITGLSDGVVVESHLESGRGPVATLLVSNGQLDIGDVIVSGATYGKIRSLQDYLGHRIKHATPGTPAVVTGLKAVPAFGDPFREVEDERQAKVDTVNVARQSQVKSLMGVKKIGFEEIKSAITAGKVKELNIVIKADVQGSLEALLENLGSLRNEEVGVKVVQSGLGDIAESDVTSAKTASALLIGFNVGISSPVRQLAIRENVKIQQYKVIYELLDDIRNVLSSMLSPEVIETTAAKLEILGVFKTTKTQVVCGGRVTSGKVEPNLEIKIFRAGQEVGRAKLASLQKNKQAAKEVLEGEECGLSLNTTTNIELGDELEFYTTEERSRSL; encoded by the coding sequence ATGAGTGAAACGACAGATCAGTTAAAAAGCGTGGAACTACCAGCCGTTATTTCGGTCGGCGACTTTAGTCAGGCCCTGGGTCTGCCAGTCACTAAGGTGATGGCTGAACTAATGCGCAATGGTGTGATGGCAACCATCAACGAGCAGATTGATTTTGACACTGCGGCTATAATTGCCAGCGACTTGGGTTTTGAAGCCAAGCCAGAGGCCGAGGTGGCTAATGTGGCGTTGCCCCAAAGCGATCTGCCTAAAGGCGAGGGTGCACCCAGGCCGCCAGTAGTGGCCGTTATGGGCCATGTTGATCATGGTAAAACTTCTTTGCTCGATGCCATTCGCAGTGCCGATGTGGCCTCGGCCGAAGCCGGCGGCATTACTCAACACATCGGCGCCTACCAGGTCAAACGCAACGACCGGCTGATTACATTCTTGGACACACCGGGGCATGAAGCCTTTTCGGCTATTCGAGCTCATGGTGCCAGAATCACCGATGTAGCCATCATTGTGGTAGCCGCCGACGACGGGGTTAAGCCTCAAACCAAAGAGGCCATTCGATTTGCTAAAGAGGCTGGTGTTCAGATAGTGGTGGCAATTAATAAAATCGACAAACCCGGAGCCGATGTTAATCGGGTCAAGCAAGAACTCAGTGAACTCGAACTGGTCCCAGAGGATTGGGGCGGCCAAACGGTGACAGTCGAAGTCTCAGCCAAAAGTGGCACCAACATCGATAAATTATTAGACATGGTCTTGCTGGTGGTTGACCTAGAAGACTTACGGGCCAGAATTACTGGTTTAAGTGATGGCGTAGTGGTCGAATCTCATTTGGAAAGCGGCCGCGGCCCGGTAGCCACCCTCCTGGTTAGTAATGGCCAGCTGGATATCGGTGACGTTATCGTCTCCGGTGCCACCTACGGCAAGATCCGGAGCTTACAAGACTACCTAGGCCATCGGATCAAGCACGCTACCCCCGGGACCCCGGCGGTGGTAACTGGACTCAAAGCCGTTCCGGCCTTTGGTGATCCGTTCCGCGAGGTCGAGGACGAGCGTCAAGCCAAAGTCGATACCGTAAACGTAGCCCGTCAGAGCCAGGTCAAGAGTTTAATGGGGGTTAAAAAAATCGGCTTCGAAGAAATTAAAAGTGCGATTACGGCCGGTAAGGTCAAAGAGCTCAATATCGTCATCAAAGCCGATGTCCAGGGTTCGCTGGAAGCCCTATTGGAAAACCTGGGCAGCCTGCGTAATGAAGAAGTCGGCGTTAAAGTTGTCCAATCCGGGTTGGGCGACATTGCCGAATCAGACGTTACTAGTGCTAAGACGGCCAGTGCGCTCCTGATCGGCTTCAACGTCGGCATCAGCTCACCGGTGCGTCAATTAGCGATCAGAGAAAACGTTAAGATCCAACAGTACAAGGTCATCTACGAATTACTAGATGATATTCGCAATGTGCTCTCTAGCATGCTTTCGCCTGAAGTCATCGAAACCACCGCTGCCAAACTGGAAATTCTAGGTGTCTTTAAAACCACCAAGACCCAAGTCGTTTGTGGCGGCCGAGTTACTAGTGGCAAAGTAGAGCCAAACCTCGAAATCAAAATTTTCCGCGCTGGGCAAGAGGTCGGGCGCGCCAAATTAGCCAGCTTGCAAAAGAATAAGCAAGCCGCCAAAGAAGTCCTAGAAGGGGAGGAGTGTGGGTTGAGTCTTAATACCACCACTAACATTGAACTTGGCGATGAGCTCGAATTCTACACCACCGAGGAACGGTCCCGTAGTTTATGA
- a CDS encoding ROK family protein gives MYVGIDIGGTKLLAAASNDGRRMIRSHKIATPKDPRAALAAMIELVHQVSAGRPVASIGVSTPGPLDLHKGVILTPPNLPWHNVEIKRGLERSLHANVVVQHDAACGGLAEAILGAGKDYQRVLYVTISTGIGVSLITDGQVYHGAARNIEAGHITIAQDGPECSCGARGHFEALASGRAIKRQYGKFAYEIHDAKTWDQIAQHLAAGLSSLVAVYAPDVLVLAGGVSVHWRRFARPLAHYMAADFRYGIPPIKLAKYVETAPVIGALLLASQAERLLL, from the coding sequence ATGTATGTTGGCATCGACATCGGCGGTACCAAGCTGCTAGCAGCGGCTTCAAACGACGGACGCCGGATGATTCGCTCGCACAAAATCGCCACCCCCAAAGACCCGCGGGCAGCCCTCGCGGCCATGATTGAATTGGTGCATCAGGTCTCAGCCGGTCGGCCGGTGGCCAGCATTGGTGTCTCAACTCCCGGGCCGTTGGATCTCCATAAAGGTGTCATCCTGACGCCACCTAATCTGCCGTGGCATAACGTCGAGATTAAGCGCGGTTTGGAACGCAGCCTTCACGCCAATGTAGTCGTGCAGCATGATGCTGCTTGCGGCGGCCTGGCCGAAGCCATTTTGGGTGCCGGCAAAGACTACCAAAGGGTCCTCTACGTCACTATCAGCACTGGTATTGGTGTTAGTTTGATCACGGATGGCCAAGTTTATCATGGAGCCGCTAGAAACATTGAGGCCGGCCATATCACGATCGCTCAAGATGGTCCTGAATGCAGCTGTGGCGCTCGCGGCCACTTTGAGGCCCTGGCTTCAGGTCGCGCTATCAAGCGCCAATACGGCAAGTTTGCTTACGAGATTCATGACGCCAAAACTTGGGATCAAATCGCTCAGCATTTGGCCGCGGGTTTGAGTTCGTTAGTGGCCGTCTACGCCCCTGATGTATTGGTGCTAGCAGGTGGGGTTAGCGTCCACTGGCGCCGTTTTGCGAGACCCTTGGCTCACTATATGGCGGCCGATTTTCGCTATGGCATCCCCCCAATTAAGCTGGCCAAGTATGTTGAAACGGCCCCGGTTATTGGTGCTCTACTCCTGGCCAGCCAGGCCGAGCGGCTATTGCTCTAA